The sequence agcagtggcagCGTGGTGGCAGCagcggtggcggtggtggcagcagtggcagcagtgtggcagcagcagcggtggtggtggcagcagcagtggcagTAGCGGTGGTTGgcaggtggtggtggcagtggtggcagtggcggTGGCAGcccagtggtggcagtggtggtggcaacGGTGGCGGCTGGTGGCAGTCAGCAGTGGCGTGGTGGTGGCAGTCAGCAGTGGGCAGTGGTGTTgtggcagcggtggtggcagcagtggtggtggcagcagtggcagcagtggcagcagtggtggcagcatggcagcagtggtggtggcagtggtggtaacAGTGGCAGTGGCAGTAGTGGTGGTGGTCAGCAGCAGTGGTAGCGATGGTGGCAGTGGCGGCAGCAGTGGTGGCGGCAGTGGCAGCAGTAGCAGCggtggcagtggcagcagtggtggAGTGGCAGCggtggcagtggcagtggtggcagcagtggtagtagtagtagtggtggcaGCAGTGCAGCAGCGGTAGCAGCAGTGGTAACAGTGGCAGCAGtggcagtagtagtagcagtagcagtagtagcagtagcagcagtagtagtagtagcagtagcagtagtagtactcatggtagtagTACTTGTAGTACTTGTAGCAGTACAACCAGGTGATATTATTTTCTCGTCTCTCACattaaacatgtttgtgtttattgctcTCGTCAAAGCTGTTGGATTAACATGGTAAAGAAATATGTGACTTCCTGTGCCGTGACTTCCTGTCCTGTGACTTCCTGTGTCGTGACTTCCTGTCCTGTGACTTCCTGTGCCATGACTTCCTGTCCTGTGACTTCCTGTGCCATGACTTCCTGTCCTGTGACTTCCTGTGCCGTGACTTCCTGtcctgtgacttcctgtctcgtgACTTCCTGTGCCATGATTTCCTGTGCCGTGACTTCCTGTGCCGTGACTTCCTGTCCTGTGACTTCCTGTGCCGTGACTTCCTGTgccgtgacttcctgtctcgtgACTTCCTGTGCCGTGACTTCCTGTCCTGTGACTTCCTGTGCCGTGACTTCCTGTCCCGTGACTTCCTGTCCTGTGACTTCCTGTGCCGTGACTTCCTGTGCCGTGACTTCCTGTgccgtgacttcctgtctcgtgacttcctgtctcgtgACTTCTTGTGCCGTGACTTCCTGTCCTGTGACTTCCTGTGACGTGACTTCCTGtcctgtgacttcctgtctcgtgACTTCCTGTGccgtgacttcctctcctgtgACTTCATGTCCCGTGACTTCCTGTGCCGTGACTTCCTGTgccgtgacttcctgtctcgtgACTTCCTGTGCCGTGACTTCCTGTGCCGTGACTTCCTGTCCTGTGACTTCCTGTGCCGTGACTTTCTGTCCTGTGACTTCCTGTGCCGTGTACCTGCTGTGTTCTGGTGTGTTCTTGGTGTTTCCCGCATGACTTCCTGTCCCAGAGGAAGTGGTCTGACTCAGCTTCCCGGTTGCAGGTGAGCGTCCCTTCAAGTGCGAGAGCTGTAACTACCTGGCGGCCAATCAGCACGAGGTGACGCGCCACGCCCGGCAGGTGCACAACGGGCCGAAGCCGCTGGGCTGCCCGTACTGCGCCTACAAGACGGCGGACCGCAGCAACTTCAAGAAGCACGTGGAGCTGCACCTGAACCCGCGCCAGTTCCTGTGCCCGCTGTGCAAGTACGCCGCCTCCAAGAAGTGCAACCTGCAGTACCACATCAAGTCCCGGCACGCCGGCTGCCCGGTGGCGCTGGACGTGTCCAAGGTCAAGCTGCGGGTCAAGAGGCCGGGGGCGGACGGCGACCCGCCGGACCGCTCCTCCGGCCCGGAGGAGGACTTTGAGCCGGAGGACCCGAGTCCCATCAACCTGTCCACCGGCGGCCGGACTGCCGGAGCTCCCGACAAGCCGCCCAAGAAACCCAGCGTCCCGGCCGAGAGAGGTCAGAAGGTCAAGGAGAAGGCGGAGCCGGAGAAAAGGGTCACAACGAGGCAGAAGAAGACCGAAAAGGTCCACAAGAGTCCTCCAGAGACCGAGACCAGAACCGCTGCCGTCGGTACAGACAAGGGGAAGAGGCGGGTCAAGAAGACCACGGTCCAGAACCAGACGGCAGGACCCAAACCAGAGCACCGACCGTCGGAGGAGCCAGAACCGCCGAGgccggagaaggagagaggacccCAGAGGAGCGAGAACAAGAGCCCGAGCAGGACCAGGAAGTCTGCGAAGAATTCACCGAGAGGACCAGAACTCGCAGACGACGCTCGGCCGGAACCGGAGAGTCCAGAAAGGGAAACGGCCGACAAGAGGAAGGCGGCGGAGGCTCTGGACCTGTCCCCGGGGGCCTCGTCTGAACCTCGGGCCAAGGCCCGGCGGCTCAGACCGGCTGCAGACGACCCCAAGAAGACGCAGCAGGCCACACCCGGGTCCACCGGGGCAAAGAAGACCAGGAACAGCAGCAGGAAAGCCACCAGCCTTCAGCAGCCTGGGGGTCCAGTTGgagaccagaagacctccacccctcccccgcAGCCAGAGGAGACTTCGGCCCGACCCGCCTGCGGCGTCGACCCGCTACCTCCGGCCGCCGGCGGTCCCGCTCCCACGTTCCTCAAACCCGGCTCGCCTCCTCTGGCGCTGCCGGGCCCGGAGGACGACGAGGGGATCCACAGCAGCCACGAGGGCGGCAGCGACCTCAGCGACAGCGCCTCCGAGGGCAGCGACGACTCCGGGCTCAACGGCGCCGGGTCGGCCAAGATGGCCAACGACCCCGAGACCCCCACCGACGAGGGCCCCTTCCACCGGGGCCCCGCCGGGCTCAAGACCCACTTGTGCATCTTCTGCGACCGCACGTTCCCGCTGGAGGGCGAGTACCGGCGCCACCTCAACCGCCACCTGGTCAACGTGTACTACCTGGAGGACGGCGCCGAGGCCCAGAGGTAGGCCTGGTGTCAACACTCGACTCCTCTTGGGTCTCAGGTGGTCCAGGTCTACGTGGGACCGGCTGCACCCCGTCTGTTAGAACCTGCCAAATATAATTTTCTACgaggatttttaaaatgttcggAGCTTTGTGACAATCAGCTGCGAAGCTAACGTGGCTAAAGAGGCTAACGTGGCTGGTGTGAAAAttcctgctctctgattggctcaccAGACACAGGGAGCTGGTTGGCTGGAAATCAATAATCAGTGCAATATTCCAAGTGATCACACGAGTTCTCGTCTCCATGTTTATCATGAACTTTATTCTGACATGTTTTCCttcatattattaataaagATCATTAACAGCTTGTTAAATCATGGAAACGTTTAAAGAACATTTAATCTTCATATCTGTTTCTTAATAAAGGATTTTATAAATCAAGTTTGTGTAATTAgtgactaaatatattaaaacctGGATGAATCAAAGTTATGTACATCCACATTATATcagatatataaacatatatatataacttatctTTATAACTATATGttagttatatatacatataactaacatatatagttatatatatcaggcatgagaatccctcacctttcggcgaaattcgccgttttgaaaccaaaataggtgacttacgtgaatcgtgtagatcccaagagtttttgttttggggtagggggggcgACGcagtcaattggccggccggcgtttctgagattggagtgggacgcggagaacatgtggagtggtgctcttcgcaactTCATTAAAGgagcgcgggatcagagcgcacgcgctgctccgtgtcgagctgtctgcgcagcgctaacagggcgttaagtggcggaattttcggctttaaaaaaagatgccagaagtgaaatgtttcagtctgtaaagttgtgtaactctccagctgctcatcctgatgaactctgtatcctctggtcagagactaacggcctcatagtgtatcatcaatgctatgatggaaccatgtagtttcattcatatctggctgtattaatactaatattactgtcatttgttaagtgttgaaaaagttggtaaaaagtgaaccatacagatgttttatttattactattatagataaatataccagtgtcttatttatggtatactgtttttatggtattgtatcagtttcatgatatttatggcaggtatggtatagaacagcggttcccaaactttttaggccacgcacccccttctgcatcccgaccgggttcacgcacccccaatcccccacaccttgtgagtttgggggggggggggtgcgagtgactttttctttgctccgtcccgatgcgcgcagaccggcgtcggagctctgcggacgtattgagcacccctgcattcagaCATTGAAtggccgagtttttttcagcgtagaAATACGATGTGGCGGAGTgcgagttaagaccgaaatgcgtgagtctcacgctcaatgcgtgacacttgagagccctgagaatgtttaatattaattattacaccattagaccaccattacatttttttctctcgcGCACCcctcaagggacagactcaaggaacagactcaaggaacagactcatggaacagactcaaggaacagactcatggaacagactcaaggaacagactcatggaacagactcaaggaacagactcatggaacagactcaaggaccagactcgaggaacagactcgaggaccagactcgaggaccagactcaaggaacagactcaaggaacagactcaagggacagactcaaggaccagactcaaggaacagactcatggaacagactcaaggaccagactcaaggaccagactcaaggaacagactcaagggacagactcatggaacagactcaaggaccagactcaaggaacagactcaaggaacagactcaaggaacagactcaaggaccagactcaaggaacagactcatggaacagactcaaggaccagactcaaggaacagactcaaggacagactcatggaacagactcgaggaacagactcatggaacagactcatggaccagactcaaggaccagactcaaggaacagactcaagggacagactcatggaacagactcaagggacagactcatggaacagactcgaggaacagactcatggaccagactcaaggaacagactcaagggacagactcatggaacagactcaaggaaccgactcaaggaacagactcatggctcagcagagctcaagacttgaagacttgttcacgccaaaaaaaaaggaagttggttcatgaatgaccatattataccagggctccagactgcgaccaaatggtcgcattttgcgcctaaaattagacacagtgcgagtaaatttttcatcaactcgcgcatgcgcgaccagtaaattagcagatttcttttttgttattaaatattttgttgcttacaaacttgttctacacttcagcccactatagttagcggtaatgcctgaatgactggtttgctaaccgacattaactccagaagaagaagaaaggagacgaaaaccgaagaagaagaaggctggcctgtgtgtgagagggggggggctaatgtgtgaaaagaggcgcaccgcagcggagacgcaacgagggcgagggccgcagagtgagaggtcagaggggatcctcaccaccgagcggcgtccccgtcccccgagttgaatctctgggtcgactcagccgactctcacatgtctgccccgacagactgatgctcacgctaaacacattcgatcgggagcaaagagggttttgataaagttagcggaaggatctaagtgacaacatccggttttgcaaagttagcggaaagaaccacgtgaaacaacatccgtttatcaaaataagatgtcgacaaatcatacacgaacatataaaagtaaacaatgaactgatgttgtatctttatagatcatttctgagatttagcttaaattatgctaacattaaaacatttttactggaccaaggaagagtttataaaaattagtcagtcttttgtatgttaagaaaagtcctgtatatagatttccccaagagttccaggaaatgaatgatgccgatgtgttccatacatatctgaaatcccctacaatagcaatcaaacaattttaatgtatcaattaggacatttttcaaagtaaaagtcctaaatgtttaaagaaatcggtaatttctttaatgtttgagttgctttatatatgtatttcctcatagtcctaggcaataatgctacacaataaatagaatgcttcaatcaacaccatgatcggtgattggtattatcggatcggcagataccgatttcagtgatcggtattatcggtgatcggcagatactgatttcagtgatcggtgatcggcaccaaaaacctgatcggtgcatctctagaaaccaacaaatgttttgattggccacatcgaagtgcaacatgcacatgctcaaggtatgttttctcttaaaatatgtttaaactcaatacagtaacttctgaagagttctctgttgtgaatgttttgcagttcatgaaggcaaacaggcataagattgtatattgtcaaattatttatcagtaatacagtaaatgatgggaaaactttgcaagtcgatttatagtgtgtcagggttttcctgcagagaaattTAAGCGCCTAAGCGTTTTccagcgcctaaggcaaaaaaggATGAacattacagagtggcgggtggagatttcaccctgttataatacgagcggaaacactggagttgataagcgtgtcttcttgtctgatcaatacacaactgtgaggtgcgtgaatggaccgagcggccagctgctgatcactcactcaacagctcgacctgcacgaataggCGGTGCAAGCcagcaaacatttttttgggagcaacgaagacccattttgacccaggaaaaaccctgtgcgccataaattttctgcttgcgcccctaaaattttaagttaggggccactgtgctcctagtaaaaaaagttagtctggagccctgtatacacaatattactattattatagggcccgatcaccagaatggaggacctacagattatcatacaacgtccaacatcgatgtttgtggaagtcaccagcacacccccccccccttaccgtCTCACCTTTTTTACCCcagacccgttttcatgcctgatatacctctatctatatatatagatagaggtatatctatatatttatatgtaagatggtaagatggcgcggctgtgtccagtcgccgtcgcggcagctccgcggagattgtgcgctcttttagtttttgtgtttatttttaatattttctttgccacaaacacatcggcactaacaacatacgaccgcagcacacttttggacataaacttttgcgcaaaacaagggtttttgtccactttttccatcgatccagcgtggccggcggagattgtacgagcgaaccacaacaacaacagtggagccgctactacgggagacacgaaaacatcgagggaagcggagcgaattcgaacagactgagagttcaagcccaccgtccacctttgcccagcatccttcttgctaacgtccagtctctggaaaataagatggatgattttagggcaggatcagattccaacgggacatgcggattgtaacatcttttgtctggcggaaacttggctgacccgctggtgcggatcgagtcatatgcccaaccgagtccttctctgttttccgtgcagacagaacggaagagtctggtaaatctaagggtggaggggtttgcttcatgacaaacaacatgtggtgcgaccccaagaacattaagactctttcgttcctgctcacgaacctggaacatctggcgatctcatgccttccattctaccttcccgggagttcagctcggtcatcaccacagccgtctacattccaccacaagcggacaccgacgtagcactatcggacctacatgatgtgttatgtcggcatcagaacaagtatcccgacgcggctgtggtggtggctggggactttaatagggctaacctaaaaaaagtcatgccgaactttcaccagcacattacgtgtgctaccagaggggaaagaacgttggaccactgctatacgccattcaagagaggctacaaggctgtctctctccctccgttagggaaatcagaccatgccgccatttttctgcttccggagtataaacaaaggatcgcgcgggaagcggtagtgacgaggaacgtgaagcggtggtctgaccaatcagaggctgagctacaggacgctctgcgtgtcgtcgactgggacatgatccaatccagttccagtgacgtcagcgagttcgcggaagtagcaatgagcctcatagcaacgcttaacggacaccatcgtccccacgataatagttagggactttcctaaccaaaagccgtgggttgatagatccatccgtgaagctgtgaacgcccgtactgctgcctataactccggtcttgtatccgcaacatggacgagtacaaggcagcggtctatggactgaggaggcggtgaaggaagccaagaggaggtaccgagacagagtggaatcacagatggagcagcgacaccaggcgcctatggcaggggctacggactatcacaaactaccagagcagaccccgcaatggtgagtgccgacgcatccctagcggacgacctgaactcattttatgcacggtttgaggctagcaacaacagcgctagctcgcggctaacaacaacacc comes from Pseudoliparis swirei isolate HS2019 ecotype Mariana Trench chromosome 20, NWPU_hadal_v1, whole genome shotgun sequence and encodes:
- the rest gene encoding RE1-silencing transcription factor isoform X2, which translates into the protein MAAQTAFSVEMFPVSVPVTEDAQRDLPRNTLPAPQLVMLANVAAAESVGGGDGSAADEKEMMELKTVGCSYSDSEEENIVSYDNQNYREVCILEYPESPSPNIVSVVVGNGEEEEGVKTEDLSRHTKPHPPSAAAAKTPERVPGRLPAAAPESAKKKKPFHCKPCHFQAQNERQFVEHLGTHGASKMMVVNRVEGRSKTGPEAPAATGGEPESGEDAADVKGLIRCERCGYNTNRYDHYIAHLKHHSKEGKDHRVFKCTLCPYTTVSQYHWRKHLRNHFPSKLHTCSQCSYFSDRKSNYIQHIRTHTGVRPFQCPYCDYSSSQKTHLTRHMRTHSGERPFKCESCNYLAANQHEVTRHARQVHNGPKPLGCPYCAYKTADRSNFKKHVELHLNPRQFLCPLCKYAASKKCNLQYHIKSRHAGCPVALDVSKVKLRVKRPGADGDPPDRSSGPEEDFEPEDPSPINLSTGGRTAGAPDKPPKKPSVPAERGQKVKEKAEPEKRVTTRQKKTEKVHKSPPETETRTAAVGTDKGKRRVKKTTVQNQTAGPKPEHRPSEEPEPPRPEKERGPQRSENKSPSRTRKSAKNSPRGPELADDARPEPESPERETADKRKAAEALDLSPGASSEPRAKARRLRPAADDPKKTQQATPGSTGAKKTRNSSRKATSLQQPGGPVGDQKTSTPPPQPEETSARPACGVDPLPPAAGGPAPTFLKPGSPPLALPGPEDDEGIHSSHEGGSDLSDSASEGSDDSGLNGAGSAKMANDPETPTDEGPFHRGPAGLKTHLCIFCDRTFPLEGEYRRHLNRHLVNVYYLEDGAEAQR
- the rest gene encoding RE1-silencing transcription factor isoform X1, whose product is MAAQTAFSVEMFPVSVPVTEDAQRDLPRNTLPAPQLVMLANVAAAESVGGGDGSAADEKEMMELKTVGCSYSDSEEENIVRYSYDNQNYREVCILEYPESPSPNIVSVVVGNGEEEEGVKTEDLSRHTKPHPPSAAAAKTPERVPGRLPAAAPESAKKKKPFHCKPCHFQAQNERQFVEHLGTHGASKMMVVNRVEGRSKTGPEAPAATGGEPESGEDAADVKGLIRCERCGYNTNRYDHYIAHLKHHSKEGKDHRVFKCTLCPYTTVSQYHWRKHLRNHFPSKLHTCSQCSYFSDRKSNYIQHIRTHTGVRPFQCPYCDYSSSQKTHLTRHMRTHSGERPFKCESCNYLAANQHEVTRHARQVHNGPKPLGCPYCAYKTADRSNFKKHVELHLNPRQFLCPLCKYAASKKCNLQYHIKSRHAGCPVALDVSKVKLRVKRPGADGDPPDRSSGPEEDFEPEDPSPINLSTGGRTAGAPDKPPKKPSVPAERGQKVKEKAEPEKRVTTRQKKTEKVHKSPPETETRTAAVGTDKGKRRVKKTTVQNQTAGPKPEHRPSEEPEPPRPEKERGPQRSENKSPSRTRKSAKNSPRGPELADDARPEPESPERETADKRKAAEALDLSPGASSEPRAKARRLRPAADDPKKTQQATPGSTGAKKTRNSSRKATSLQQPGGPVGDQKTSTPPPQPEETSARPACGVDPLPPAAGGPAPTFLKPGSPPLALPGPEDDEGIHSSHEGGSDLSDSASEGSDDSGLNGAGSAKMANDPETPTDEGPFHRGPAGLKTHLCIFCDRTFPLEGEYRRHLNRHLVNVYYLEDGAEAQR